A window from Cyanobacteriota bacterium encodes these proteins:
- a CDS encoding DUF3288 family protein, translated as MAASEQRDQQHPQAAVDRQIVNALLAGEPTDYNLAELGRLRIRYRGFPGARDIQADLEKVLRQWGLTEEALYEKTRRIHAEQIYRDVRGRRNDEDWS; from the coding sequence ATGGCAGCTAGCGAACAACGAGATCAGCAGCATCCCCAAGCAGCGGTTGATCGCCAAATTGTGAATGCCCTATTGGCTGGGGAACCTACAGACTATAACCTAGCAGAGTTGGGACGATTGCGCATTCGTTATCGAGGCTTTCCGGGTGCCCGTGATATTCAAGCTGATTTGGAGAAAGTGCTGCGACAGTGGGGCTTAACGGAAGAAGCTTTATACGAAAAGACACGCCGCATCCATGCTGAACAAATTTATCGAGATGTGCGTGGTCGCCGTAATGATGAAGACTGGAGCTGA